Proteins from a genomic interval of Stenotrophomonas sp. WZN-1:
- a CDS encoding CusA/CzcA family heavy metal efflux RND transporter, with protein MIDRLIAYCLRQPLMVMLALLLFIGAGIAAFRVLPVEAFPDVSDTQVTVVSLHPGRAAEEVEREVTMPLEVALSGIPHSVRVFSHTQFGLSMIILTFDDKADDYFARQQVLERLQGVELPEGVTPELEAMSSAVGEIYRYVLKGPHMTPTQLRTVQEWTMERSLRTVPGVADVISFGGFARTFQVKPDLDKLRDRGISLGEFAEALEKGSSNAGGGYVERGQQQFLIRGVGLMRSPADIGNVVVEQRGGTPILVRDLASIADTGLPRQGLVGQDQNDDAVFGMVLMRKGENPSDVLDALHARIAEIQANQLPAGVSIEPFYDRSWLVSTTLKTVFRNLLEGAVLVFLVLWLFLYNARAALIVAAMMPLALLSTFLGLHLWGVPANLLSLGAMDFGIIIDGAVIVTEHIVSRLSKLPPTADRKTRFSTILSAASEVGRPTFFSMLIIIAAHIPIFTLQRQEGRMFAPMAYSVTSALIGALILALTVVPLFCYWWLRRDRMRDGNPLMDRLTGWYRPILERALARPRAVVLTAVALLVGTLALGTRLGSEFLPELDEGSIWLTATLDPSTSLAEAQQQSRRIRELVGTFPQVSTVVAKLGRPEDGSDAKGANQIEALVALKPEKEWPKGVDKRQLVSDLQRSLEQRIPGPEFSISQPVRDNILESISQIKGQVVIKVSGSDLDVLNQHAQAILGQVRGVDGVESAFIDRDGSLPQLQIEIDRDRAARYGLNVRDIDEVIETALGGRQVGELWEGDRKFPITLRLDDADRDLQRLRTVPVGIGDGHAVTLSDVADFRMASGAINISRENAQRVKAVSIFIAGRDMGSVVADMRKRVDATVQLPEGYRLEWSGEFENQQRAMKRLGWVIPLSVLIIFVLLFDAFKDISSAALILANVPLAMIGGILALWLTGIPLSVSAAIGFIALFGQAVLNGVVMLSRFAQLREQGMDLLQSVVQGSLQRLRTVLMTALLAMFGLLPMATSHAIGAETQKPLAVVVIGGLLSAMLLTLLVLPTLYYWVHRRREARTG; from the coding sequence ATGATCGATCGCCTGATTGCCTACTGCCTGCGCCAGCCGCTGATGGTGATGCTGGCGCTGCTGTTGTTCATCGGCGCTGGCATCGCCGCATTCCGCGTGCTGCCGGTGGAGGCCTTCCCGGACGTCTCCGACACCCAGGTGACGGTGGTGTCGCTGCACCCGGGCCGTGCCGCCGAAGAGGTGGAACGCGAAGTGACGATGCCGCTGGAAGTGGCGCTGTCCGGCATCCCGCACTCGGTACGGGTGTTCTCGCATACGCAGTTCGGCCTGTCGATGATCATCCTGACCTTCGACGACAAGGCCGATGACTATTTCGCGCGCCAGCAGGTGCTGGAGCGCCTGCAGGGCGTGGAGCTGCCGGAAGGGGTGACCCCGGAGCTGGAAGCGATGAGTTCGGCGGTGGGCGAGATCTACCGTTACGTGCTCAAGGGTCCGCACATGACGCCGACCCAGCTGCGCACCGTGCAGGAATGGACGATGGAGCGCAGCCTGCGCACTGTACCGGGCGTGGCCGATGTGATCAGCTTCGGCGGCTTCGCGCGCACCTTCCAGGTCAAGCCGGACCTGGACAAGCTGCGTGATCGCGGGATCAGCCTCGGTGAGTTCGCCGAGGCGCTGGAAAAGGGCAGCTCCAACGCGGGCGGCGGCTACGTGGAGCGCGGCCAGCAGCAGTTCCTGATCCGCGGCGTGGGCCTGATGCGTTCGCCGGCCGACATCGGCAACGTGGTGGTGGAGCAGCGCGGCGGCACGCCGATCCTGGTGCGCGACCTGGCCAGCATCGCCGATACCGGCCTGCCACGGCAGGGCCTGGTCGGCCAGGACCAGAATGACGATGCGGTGTTCGGCATGGTGCTGATGCGCAAGGGCGAGAATCCGTCCGATGTGCTCGACGCCCTGCATGCGCGCATTGCCGAGATCCAGGCGAACCAGCTGCCGGCCGGGGTCAGCATCGAGCCGTTCTATGACCGCTCGTGGCTGGTCTCGACCACGCTGAAAACCGTCTTCCGCAACCTGCTGGAAGGCGCAGTGCTGGTGTTCCTGGTGCTGTGGCTGTTCCTGTACAACGCCCGCGCCGCACTGATCGTGGCGGCGATGATGCCGTTAGCGCTGCTGTCGACCTTCCTCGGCCTGCACCTGTGGGGCGTGCCGGCCAACCTGCTGTCGTTGGGCGCGATGGACTTCGGCATCATCATCGATGGCGCGGTGATCGTGACCGAGCACATCGTCTCGCGATTGTCGAAGCTGCCACCCACGGCTGATCGTAAGACGCGGTTCTCGACCATTCTCTCGGCCGCATCGGAAGTGGGCCGGCCGACGTTCTTCTCGATGCTGATCATCATCGCCGCGCACATTCCGATCTTCACCCTGCAGCGCCAGGAAGGCCGCATGTTCGCGCCGATGGCGTACTCGGTGACCTCGGCGTTGATCGGTGCGTTGATCCTGGCGCTGACCGTGGTGCCGTTGTTCTGCTACTGGTGGCTGCGCCGTGACCGCATGCGCGACGGCAACCCGTTGATGGACCGCCTGACCGGCTGGTACCGGCCGATCCTGGAGCGCGCACTGGCCCGGCCACGTGCGGTGGTACTGACCGCGGTTGCGCTGCTGGTCGGTACGCTGGCACTGGGTACCCGCCTGGGTTCGGAGTTCCTGCCCGAGCTGGATGAAGGATCGATCTGGCTGACCGCCACGCTCGATCCCAGCACCAGCCTGGCCGAAGCACAGCAGCAGTCGCGGCGCATCCGTGAGCTGGTCGGAACCTTCCCGCAGGTATCGACGGTGGTGGCCAAGCTGGGGCGGCCGGAAGACGGCTCCGATGCCAAGGGCGCCAACCAGATCGAAGCGCTGGTGGCATTGAAGCCGGAGAAGGAATGGCCGAAGGGGGTGGACAAGCGGCAGCTGGTGAGCGACCTGCAGCGCTCGCTGGAGCAGCGCATTCCGGGGCCGGAGTTCTCGATCTCGCAGCCGGTGCGCGACAACATCCTGGAGAGCATTTCGCAGATCAAGGGCCAGGTGGTGATCAAGGTGAGCGGCTCGGATCTGGACGTGCTCAACCAGCACGCGCAGGCGATCCTGGGGCAGGTACGTGGCGTGGACGGCGTGGAGAGTGCCTTCATCGACCGCGATGGCTCCTTGCCGCAGCTGCAGATCGAGATCGACCGCGATCGCGCCGCGCGCTATGGCCTGAACGTGCGCGACATCGACGAAGTGATCGAAACCGCACTGGGCGGGCGCCAGGTCGGCGAGCTGTGGGAAGGGGACCGCAAGTTCCCGATCACCCTGCGCCTGGACGATGCCGATCGTGACCTGCAGCGGCTGCGCACGGTGCCGGTGGGCATCGGCGATGGCCACGCCGTGACGCTGTCCGATGTGGCCGACTTCCGCATGGCCAGCGGCGCAATCAACATCTCGCGCGAGAACGCGCAGCGGGTGAAGGCGGTGAGTATCTTCATCGCCGGGCGTGACATGGGCAGCGTGGTGGCCGACATGCGCAAGCGCGTGGATGCCACCGTGCAGCTGCCGGAAGGCTACCGGCTGGAGTGGTCCGGCGAGTTCGAGAACCAGCAACGTGCAATGAAGCGGCTGGGCTGGGTGATTCCGCTGTCGGTGCTGATCATCTTCGTGCTGCTGTTCGATGCCTTCAAGGACATCAGCAGCGCAGCACTGATCCTGGCCAACGTGCCCCTGGCGATGATCGGCGGCATCCTGGCCCTGTGGCTGACCGGCATTCCGCTGTCGGTGTCGGCGGCCATCGGCTTCATTGCATTGTTCGGGCAAGCGGTGCTGAACGGCGTGGTGATGCTCAGTCGCTTCGCGCAGTTGCGCGAGCAGGGCATGGACCTGCTGCAGTCGGTGGTGCAGGGCTCGCTGCAGCGCCTGCGCACGGTGCTGATGACCGCGCTGCTGGCGATGTTCGGCCTGCTGCCGATGGCCACCTCGCATGCGATCGGCGCAGAGACCCAGAAGCCGCTGGCGGTGGTGGTGATCGGCGGCCTGCTGTCAGCGATGCTGCTGACCTTGCTGGTACTGCCGACGCTGTACTACTGGGTGCACCGGCGCCGCGAGGCGCGGACGGGCTGA
- a CDS encoding efflux RND transporter periplasmic adaptor subunit yields MKSTVAHRLRARHALLPALLALALLGGCGREPASYAEDAPQVSAGQIQFPADSRQLDVLRSEAVTVGASASLQLPGRVVWDETRSSALRTPLAGQVARIEAQPGQKVKAGQVIAWITSPEFGQAQADGVRGRAELQQARRELERTRELHAAGVASGRELDEAEANFAGSQADHARATAFARAYGNGQHVDQRLPLRAPIDGVLVERRMSPGMAVSPDSEQPLAVVGDPDRLWLLLDVPESLAGRLKAGMQVSVPGADGQPLQATLQHVDDFVDSERRVVQARAELDNRARGFKAGQYVRAQVALPAEGGVSLPDAAVLLIDGKQVVFVEEGKGRFVRHAVHAEELGDGRLWVREGLPVGSRVVVEGGLLLQQLVDSAPAAASTGAGHAAP; encoded by the coding sequence ATGAAGTCCACCGTCGCCCATCGCCTGCGGGCGCGACACGCCCTGCTGCCGGCCTTGCTGGCGCTGGCCCTGCTGGGCGGCTGCGGTCGCGAGCCGGCGTCCTATGCCGAGGACGCGCCGCAGGTCAGCGCCGGCCAGATCCAGTTTCCCGCCGACAGCCGCCAGCTGGACGTGCTGCGCAGCGAGGCGGTGACCGTCGGCGCCAGCGCCAGCCTGCAGCTGCCGGGCCGCGTGGTCTGGGACGAGACCCGATCCAGTGCACTGCGCACGCCGTTGGCGGGGCAGGTGGCGCGCATCGAGGCGCAGCCGGGTCAGAAGGTGAAGGCGGGCCAGGTGATCGCGTGGATCACTTCGCCCGAGTTCGGCCAGGCCCAGGCAGACGGCGTGCGTGGCCGCGCCGAGCTGCAGCAGGCCCGCAGGGAACTGGAGCGCACCCGCGAACTGCACGCGGCGGGTGTGGCGTCCGGCCGCGAGCTGGACGAGGCCGAGGCCAACTTCGCCGGCAGCCAGGCCGATCATGCGCGTGCGACCGCCTTCGCCAGGGCCTATGGCAATGGCCAGCACGTCGACCAGCGCCTGCCGCTGCGCGCACCCATCGATGGCGTGCTGGTGGAGCGGCGGATGAGCCCGGGCATGGCGGTCAGCCCCGACAGCGAACAGCCGCTGGCGGTGGTTGGCGATCCGGACCGATTGTGGTTGCTGCTGGATGTACCGGAGAGCCTGGCCGGGCGCCTGAAAGCGGGCATGCAGGTGAGCGTGCCCGGCGCCGATGGACAGCCGCTGCAGGCGACCCTGCAGCACGTGGATGACTTCGTCGACAGCGAACGCCGGGTGGTGCAGGCGCGTGCCGAGCTGGACAACCGTGCGCGTGGCTTCAAGGCAGGGCAATACGTGCGCGCCCAGGTGGCGTTGCCGGCCGAGGGCGGTGTCTCGCTGCCTGATGCCGCGGTGCTGCTGATCGATGGCAAGCAGGTGGTGTTCGTGGAGGAAGGCAAGGGCCGCTTCGTGCGCCATGCCGTACACGCCGAGGAGCTGGGTGACGGCCGCCTGTGGGTGCGTGAGGGCCTGCCCGTGGGCAGCAGGGTGGTGGTCGAAGGTGGCCTGCTGCTGCAGCAGCTGGTCGACAGTGCGCCGGCAGCGGCCAGCACCGGCGCGGGGCATGCTGCCCCATGA
- a CDS encoding TolC family protein — protein MNFSLHVAAVLAALLCAPTASALTLQDAQRAMEAHNPDLRAAALELRGVQGDAQTAALRPATELSIGTSKISPKHGIGTGRWQDKRVDSTLGLGWTWERGGKRALRIRQADALLEVAGLEMLDTRRRQQVALHEAYFGLKSAQERAQIAEANRQSSAEQMAAADKQVATGAMAPVDRARLAVDDLAVADAAREAALDLRDARHALGLLLGSDDSRDLSADDPWPDASNVADVRAFDPQQRADLRAARSRLAAADAGVALARSERHRDIQLGVEAEREPTDISGVTWGVSLTIPLGGPSRARGAIQRAEADRDSAALELQVLQREARAELDQLQASAQSAAQRRSDYEGLQSDAARKAVEGIELAYRRGAASLIDLLDARRSWRDFEAALIEARADHAIALARWEAATSVAEGESR, from the coding sequence ATGAACTTCTCACTTCATGTTGCGGCCGTGTTGGCCGCCCTCCTGTGCGCACCCACGGCATCGGCACTGACCCTGCAGGACGCGCAGCGCGCTATGGAGGCACACAACCCGGACCTGCGTGCGGCGGCGTTGGAGCTGCGCGGGGTGCAGGGCGATGCGCAGACAGCGGCGCTGCGCCCGGCCACGGAGCTGTCGATCGGCACCAGCAAGATCAGCCCCAAGCACGGCATCGGCACGGGACGCTGGCAGGACAAGCGGGTGGACAGCACGCTGGGCCTGGGCTGGACCTGGGAGCGCGGTGGCAAGCGCGCATTGCGCATCCGCCAGGCCGATGCGCTGCTGGAAGTGGCCGGGCTGGAGATGCTCGATACCCGGCGCCGCCAGCAGGTGGCGCTGCATGAGGCCTACTTCGGCTTGAAGAGCGCGCAGGAGCGGGCGCAGATTGCCGAGGCCAACCGCCAGAGTTCGGCCGAACAGATGGCGGCCGCCGACAAGCAGGTAGCTACCGGGGCGATGGCGCCGGTGGATCGCGCGCGGCTGGCGGTGGACGATCTGGCGGTGGCCGACGCGGCGCGCGAAGCGGCCCTGGATCTGCGCGATGCGCGGCATGCGCTGGGCCTGCTGCTCGGCAGCGATGACAGCCGCGACCTCAGTGCCGATGACCCCTGGCCGGATGCCAGCAACGTGGCCGACGTGCGCGCGTTCGATCCGCAGCAGCGCGCCGATCTGCGTGCGGCGCGTTCGCGCCTGGCCGCCGCCGACGCGGGCGTGGCACTGGCGCGTAGCGAGCGGCATCGCGACATCCAGCTGGGCGTTGAGGCGGAGCGCGAGCCCACCGACATCAGCGGTGTCACGTGGGGCGTGTCGTTGACCATTCCACTGGGCGGCCCGTCGCGCGCACGCGGTGCGATCCAGCGTGCCGAGGCCGACCGCGACAGCGCCGCGCTGGAATTGCAGGTGCTGCAGCGCGAAGCACGCGCCGAGCTTGACCAGCTGCAGGCCAGCGCGCAGTCCGCCGCACAGCGCCGCAGCGACTACGAGGGGCTGCAGTCCGACGCTGCACGCAAGGCGGTGGAGGGCATCGAACTGGCCTATCGCCGTGGCGCCGCCAGCCTGATCGATCTGCTCGACGCGCGCCGCAGCTGGCGCGATTTCGAGGCTGCGCTGATCGAAGCGCGTGCCGACCATGCCATTGCCCTGGCGCGCTGGGAAGCGGCCACATCCGTTGCTGAAGGAGAGTCCCGATGA
- a CDS encoding response regulator, which yields MRILLIEDDAALADGLIRALQGAGHLCDHLSRGLHAPAALASAPYDVMVLDLSLPDVDGLDLLSRLRNDGVTLPVLILTARDGVEDRILGLDRGGDDYLAKPFALGELEARLRALSRRRSDAPAQKRLGRLCFDSIRNEVQVDGQRIELTARELSLVDALLQHPGRTVTKQRLFDALYSWDHEANLSVIEVHVSRLRRKLEQARAGVGIRMLRGLGYRMEAVGD from the coding sequence ATGCGAATCCTGCTGATCGAAGACGACGCCGCCCTGGCCGATGGACTGATCCGCGCCCTGCAGGGTGCCGGCCATCTGTGCGACCACCTTTCGCGTGGGCTGCACGCGCCGGCTGCACTGGCCAGCGCGCCGTATGACGTGATGGTGCTCGACCTTTCATTGCCCGACGTCGATGGCCTGGACCTGCTCTCGCGCCTGCGCAACGACGGCGTCACCCTGCCGGTGCTGATCCTGACCGCGCGCGATGGTGTGGAGGACCGCATTCTTGGCCTGGACCGCGGTGGCGATGATTACCTGGCCAAGCCGTTCGCGCTGGGTGAACTGGAAGCACGCCTGCGTGCACTGTCGCGCCGCCGCAGCGATGCACCTGCGCAGAAGCGATTGGGCAGGCTGTGCTTCGACAGCATCCGCAATGAAGTGCAGGTGGACGGCCAGCGCATCGAACTGACCGCCCGCGAGCTGTCGCTGGTCGATGCACTGCTGCAGCACCCCGGCCGCACCGTTACCAAGCAGCGCCTGTTCGATGCGCTGTACAGCTGGGATCACGAAGCCAACCTGTCGGTGATCGAGGTGCACGTCAGCCGCCTGCGCCGCAAGCTGGAACAGGCGCGTGCCGGCGTCGGCATCCGCATGCTGCGTGGCCTGGGTTATCGCATGGAGGCCGTGGGTGACTGA
- a CDS encoding sensor histidine kinase, whose product MTERVHSLRGLLLRRLWLPLLVLLLCSAVGSFALARFYAGQVYDRWLLDSAMSLSELVKVQDGRASIEITPAVSRMFTWDTADEVHGEVVDADGGRLYGDLPEALPRPAVGPAGDDDAVYYDARLRGQAVRMVEVVVSAGPGHDIRLRVAETLRKRHRLERKLLLTSIPFQAAILALAAWLAWSGTGAAARHANQVARRLASPRPDPLAPLEPAQEAPRELWPAVEAYNALLQRLDAMQAAQRRFVSNAAHQLRTPLAAMQVELESSLRQHDPQAQQLALSGTLAGLARLQHLVNQLLMLSRSEDPHGSALPLQPLDLAALARGVVERYADRALAAGVDLGYEGPDDGVQVQGDPQLLREALGNLLDNALRYGAAPGVITLGLQQDAEGVQVWVDDDGTGIAEAERARVTERFYRASSEGDGCGLGLAIVAEIAQRHGAALVIDGAPIGGARVGLRFR is encoded by the coding sequence GTGACTGAGCGCGTGCACAGCCTGCGTGGCCTGTTGCTGCGCCGCCTGTGGCTGCCGCTGCTGGTGCTGCTGCTGTGCAGCGCGGTGGGTTCGTTCGCGCTTGCGCGCTTCTATGCCGGCCAGGTCTACGACCGCTGGCTGCTGGACTCGGCCATGTCGTTGTCCGAACTGGTGAAGGTGCAGGACGGGCGTGCCTCGATCGAGATCACCCCGGCGGTGTCGCGCATGTTCACCTGGGACACCGCCGACGAAGTGCACGGCGAGGTGGTCGATGCCGACGGCGGGCGCCTGTATGGCGACCTGCCTGAAGCGCTGCCACGCCCTGCGGTCGGCCCTGCAGGAGATGACGATGCCGTCTACTACGATGCGCGCCTTCGTGGGCAAGCCGTGCGCATGGTGGAGGTGGTGGTCAGCGCCGGGCCAGGCCACGATATCCGGCTGCGCGTGGCCGAAACGCTGCGCAAGCGCCATCGCCTGGAACGCAAGCTGCTGCTGACCAGCATCCCGTTCCAGGCCGCGATCCTGGCGCTGGCCGCATGGTTGGCCTGGTCGGGTACCGGTGCTGCCGCACGGCATGCCAACCAGGTGGCGCGGCGCTTGGCCAGCCCGCGCCCGGACCCGCTGGCGCCACTGGAGCCCGCGCAGGAAGCCCCACGCGAACTGTGGCCGGCGGTGGAAGCCTACAACGCGCTGCTGCAACGGCTGGACGCGATGCAGGCCGCGCAACGGCGGTTCGTCAGCAACGCCGCACACCAGTTGCGCACGCCGCTGGCGGCGATGCAGGTGGAGCTGGAGAGTTCGCTGCGCCAGCATGATCCGCAGGCGCAGCAGCTGGCGCTGTCCGGCACGCTGGCCGGGCTGGCGCGGCTGCAGCACCTGGTCAACCAGCTGCTGATGCTCAGCCGCTCCGAGGATCCGCATGGCAGCGCACTGCCGCTGCAGCCGCTGGACCTGGCCGCGCTGGCGCGTGGCGTGGTCGAGCGCTACGCCGACCGTGCGTTGGCAGCGGGCGTGGACCTGGGCTACGAGGGACCCGACGACGGCGTGCAAGTACAGGGTGATCCGCAGCTGCTGCGCGAGGCGCTGGGCAACCTGCTGGACAACGCGCTGCGCTACGGTGCCGCGCCCGGTGTGATCACCCTGGGACTACAGCAGGATGCCGAGGGCGTGCAGGTGTGGGTGGACGATGACGGCACCGGCATTGCCGAGGCCGAGCGCGCGCGCGTCACGGAACGTTTTTACCGGGCCAGCAGCGAGGGCGACGGCTGCGGGCTGGGGCTGGCGATCGTGGCCGAGATCGCGCAGCGGCATGGTGCGGCGCTGGTGATTGATGGCGCGCCGATCGGTGGCGCGCGGGTGGGGTTGCGGTTTCGCTGA
- a CDS encoding GH92 family glycosyl hydrolase — MPMPTLDRRLLIAFAATAMLASGAALAAPPKTAAERAYASVDPFIGTGGEGHTYPGATVPFGMVQLSPDTRIQPREKAYGWAAGYRYDDSSIVGFSHTHFSGTGHSDLGDILLMPFTGTPGLERGDPEKPRSSYASRFRHADEKAEPGYYAVTLDDYKVRAELTTSTRVGVHRYAFPKGTDAKVLLDMRTSMYDYPGKVLWSRVRVRADGTVTGFRETRGWAPGRQLYFAMRFSRPLAGHELHNTEQDIVYKGFPPPGEKDPAQRAQIEGRQLVGTFAFGKLDAPLVVKVAISPVSEAGAIANLDAEVADFDFDRVRAQAKQEWTQALSVLDIDAPEHARRSAYTALYHTMLGPTLFMDADGQYRGSDNAVHQAKGYTNYSTFSLWDTYRALHPLLTLVQPEKRNSDFVNSMLAHHEHSPYGMLPVWSFHGLEDWCMIGYHAVPVIADAYVKGIRGFDADKALKAMVETANYGPYDGIAQYRELGYVPIDEEGEAASKTLEYAFDDWTIARMAQAMGKADIAATFDKRAGNWRNAFDKDTGFMRARKRDGSFRTPFDPSASGYGTDYTEGNAWQYSWYVPQDVAGLATAHGGSDKLLARLDEVFNAKVDPSIFEHMEDITGLIGWYAHGNEPSHHVAYLYSYAGQPWRTQARLKQIMDTQYADRPDGLAGNDDVGQMSAWYVFTALGFYPVAPGSGEYILGRPFLPKTAMRLPNGKTFTIVAEGLDDKHTYVGSVSLNGRPLQRTFLRHDEILAGGELRFRMQAEPNKDWPGQGAQAPYSMSR; from the coding sequence ATGCCGATGCCCACGCTGGACCGTCGTCTCCTGATCGCCTTCGCCGCGACCGCCATGCTCGCCTCTGGTGCGGCGCTGGCAGCCCCCCCAAAGACCGCCGCAGAACGCGCCTACGCCTCGGTGGACCCCTTCATCGGCACCGGTGGCGAGGGCCATACCTACCCGGGTGCCACAGTGCCGTTCGGCATGGTCCAGCTCAGCCCGGATACGCGCATCCAGCCGCGCGAGAAGGCGTATGGCTGGGCGGCCGGCTACCGCTACGACGACAGCAGCATCGTCGGCTTCTCGCATACGCATTTTTCCGGCACCGGTCATTCGGACCTGGGCGACATCCTGCTGATGCCGTTCACCGGCACTCCCGGCCTGGAGCGCGGTGATCCGGAAAAGCCGCGCAGCAGTTATGCATCGCGCTTCCGCCACGCTGACGAGAAGGCCGAGCCGGGCTACTACGCGGTCACCCTGGACGACTACAAGGTGCGTGCTGAGCTGACCACCAGTACCCGCGTGGGCGTGCATCGTTATGCCTTCCCCAAGGGCACCGACGCCAAGGTGCTGCTGGACATGCGTACCAGCATGTACGACTACCCGGGCAAGGTGCTGTGGTCGCGGGTGCGGGTGCGCGCCGACGGTACGGTGACCGGCTTCCGCGAGACGCGCGGCTGGGCGCCGGGCCGCCAGCTGTATTTCGCGATGCGTTTCTCGCGCCCGTTGGCCGGGCACGAGCTGCACAACACCGAGCAGGACATCGTCTACAAGGGCTTCCCCCCGCCGGGTGAGAAGGATCCCGCGCAGCGTGCGCAGATCGAAGGCCGCCAGCTGGTCGGTACCTTCGCATTCGGCAAGCTGGACGCACCACTGGTGGTCAAGGTGGCGATCTCGCCGGTCAGCGAAGCCGGTGCCATCGCCAACCTCGACGCGGAAGTGGCGGACTTCGATTTTGACCGCGTTCGCGCGCAGGCAAAGCAGGAATGGACGCAGGCGCTGTCGGTGCTCGATATCGATGCGCCGGAACATGCGCGACGCAGCGCTTATACCGCGCTGTACCACACGATGCTGGGGCCGACGCTGTTCATGGATGCCGACGGCCAGTACCGCGGCTCGGACAATGCCGTGCACCAGGCCAAGGGCTACACCAACTACTCCACCTTCTCGCTGTGGGATACGTACCGTGCGTTGCACCCGTTGCTGACGCTGGTGCAGCCGGAGAAGCGCAACAGCGACTTCGTCAATTCGATGCTGGCCCACCATGAGCACAGCCCCTACGGCATGCTGCCGGTGTGGTCGTTCCATGGCCTGGAAGACTGGTGCATGATCGGCTACCACGCCGTGCCGGTGATCGCCGATGCCTACGTGAAGGGCATCCGTGGCTTCGACGCCGACAAGGCATTGAAGGCGATGGTCGAGACCGCCAACTACGGCCCCTACGACGGCATCGCGCAGTACCGCGAGCTGGGCTACGTGCCGATCGACGAGGAAGGCGAGGCGGCCAGCAAGACGCTGGAGTACGCCTTCGATGATTGGACCATCGCACGCATGGCGCAGGCGATGGGCAAGGCCGATATCGCGGCGACCTTCGACAAGCGTGCCGGGAACTGGCGCAACGCGTTCGACAAGGACACCGGCTTCATGCGCGCGCGCAAGCGTGATGGCAGCTTCCGCACGCCATTCGATCCCAGCGCCAGTGGTTACGGCACCGACTACACCGAAGGCAATGCCTGGCAGTATTCGTGGTACGTGCCGCAGGACGTTGCCGGCCTGGCCACCGCGCACGGTGGCAGCGACAAGCTGCTCGCGCGCCTGGACGAGGTGTTCAACGCCAAGGTCGATCCGTCCATCTTCGAGCACATGGAAGACATCACCGGCCTGATCGGCTGGTATGCGCACGGCAATGAGCCCAGCCATCACGTGGCCTACCTGTACTCGTATGCCGGCCAGCCGTGGCGCACCCAGGCGCGGTTGAAGCAGATCATGGATACCCAGTATGCCGACCGCCCCGATGGCCTGGCCGGCAACGATGACGTCGGCCAGATGTCGGCGTGGTACGTGTTCACCGCGCTGGGCTTCTACCCGGTGGCACCGGGTTCGGGCGAGTACATCCTGGGTCGTCCGTTCCTGCCGAAGACCGCGATGCGTCTTCCGAACGGCAAGACGTTCACCATCGTGGCCGAGGGGCTGGATGACAAGCACACCTATGTGGGCAGCGTGAGCCTCAACGGCAGGCCGTTGCAGCGCACCTTCCTGCGTCATGATGAGATCCTCGCCGGCGGCGAGCTGCGCTTCCGCATGCAGGCCGAGCCGAACAAGGACTGGCCGGGGCAGGGCGCGCAGGCGCCGTATTCGATGAGCCGGTGA
- a CDS encoding NUDIX hydrolase, giving the protein MGARAARWLVIASLSGTALAAHAAAPVAARPAQDDYTVLRLLVTDEQGRLLLEHNRSGWMTPAVRANRKQSIQEALRQLSADLGLQVSPMKLAAIYSYRFNEDPPDPAHDAVSFRQHYRAELRAGQPPARSAEKAYRWVTRDEAAALIGMQALRMETLQVLDHPGTLWGGAFELSFKGDEATGTELIEPFYPLR; this is encoded by the coding sequence ATGGGCGCCCGCGCCGCACGATGGCTGGTGATCGCAAGCCTGTCCGGTACCGCACTGGCCGCCCACGCGGCGGCACCCGTCGCCGCACGGCCCGCACAAGACGACTACACCGTCCTGCGCCTGCTGGTCACCGACGAGCAGGGCCGCCTGCTGCTGGAGCACAACCGTAGCGGCTGGATGACGCCTGCGGTGCGGGCCAACCGCAAGCAGAGCATCCAGGAGGCATTGCGGCAGCTTTCAGCAGATCTCGGCCTGCAGGTTTCGCCGATGAAGCTGGCAGCGATTTACAGCTATCGCTTCAACGAAGACCCGCCGGACCCCGCGCACGACGCAGTGTCGTTCCGCCAGCACTATCGTGCCGAACTGCGCGCCGGGCAGCCCCCGGCCAGGAGCGCGGAAAAGGCGTACCGGTGGGTGACCCGCGACGAGGCCGCCGCACTGATCGGCATGCAGGCCCTGCGCATGGAAACCCTGCAGGTGCTCGACCATCCTGGAACGCTGTGGGGCGGCGCCTTCGAGTTGTCGTTCAAGGGCGATGAGGCGACCGGCACCGAGCTGATCGAACCTTTCTACCCTTTGCGTTGA
- a CDS encoding thioredoxin family protein, with the protein MPFMRDHLSVEPARADVEAQAGWQLLEFGAPWCGHCQAAQPALQAFVDANDLVHWKIEDGKGRPLGRAFKVKLWPTVVLLHDGQEVARVVRPVDRADLATLQAALPG; encoded by the coding sequence ATGCCTTTCATGCGTGATCACCTGTCGGTGGAGCCGGCCCGCGCGGATGTGGAAGCACAGGCGGGCTGGCAGCTGCTGGAGTTCGGAGCGCCCTGGTGTGGACATTGCCAAGCGGCGCAGCCTGCACTGCAGGCATTCGTGGATGCCAACGATCTGGTGCACTGGAAGATCGAGGATGGCAAAGGGCGGCCACTGGGGCGTGCATTCAAGGTAAAGCTGTGGCCCACCGTGGTGCTGCTGCATGACGGGCAGGAAGTGGCGCGGGTGGTGAGGCCCGTGGACCGTGCCGACCTGGCAACGCTGCAGGCGGCGCTGCCGGGGTGA